A stretch of Bacteroidota bacterium DNA encodes these proteins:
- a CDS encoding PQQ-like beta-propeller repeat protein — MHKRISAFLTFILFLSFTIQAQQIQDQWPSYRGYKACGVIDNANLPNYWDINQNKNIKWKKDIEGLGMSNPVIWGDKLLITTAISKQDSGGFKAGIYGNIESIEDESEHEWQVICLNKNTGELIWKQTAYTGIPKQKRHSKSSHANSTIATDGNFIVAFFGSEGLYCFDMEGNLKWTKDFGTLKSVFFAAESAEWEFASSPIIHEGVVIIQCDVLDNSFIATYNAASGKEIWKKKRKEYPGWCTPNIYENDGKTIIAVNGFKHRGGYDFETGKEIWNMSGGGDIQIPTPIIKDDLIYFNSAHGKSSPILAVKTSAIGDITLEKEQTTNDYIAWSIARGGAYMQTMLIYGDYLYNFRWNGNIQCLDAKTGQEIYKEKLGKAESFTASPVASDGKIYIPNDNGKVYVIKAGETFEVISKNYLRDLCLVTPSITKGIIYFRTQSGIIAIAKDE, encoded by the coding sequence ATGCACAAAAGAATCAGCGCTTTTCTCACATTCATTTTATTTTTAAGCTTCACTATCCAAGCACAGCAAATCCAAGATCAATGGCCAAGCTACAGGGGATACAAGGCCTGTGGAGTTATTGATAATGCTAATTTGCCGAATTATTGGGATATAAATCAGAACAAAAATATCAAATGGAAAAAGGATATTGAGGGTCTTGGTATGAGTAATCCAGTGATATGGGGAGATAAGCTTTTAATTACTACTGCAATTAGCAAACAGGATTCAGGAGGATTCAAAGCTGGTATTTATGGCAATATTGAATCGATTGAAGATGAATCGGAACACGAATGGCAGGTCATATGCCTGAACAAGAATACTGGAGAATTAATTTGGAAGCAAACTGCATATACAGGCATTCCTAAACAAAAACGTCATTCAAAATCTTCTCACGCCAATAGTACCATTGCAACAGATGGGAATTTCATTGTCGCTTTCTTCGGTTCTGAAGGGTTATATTGTTTTGATATGGAAGGAAATCTTAAATGGACGAAGGACTTTGGAACCCTAAAATCTGTTTTCTTTGCAGCAGAATCAGCTGAATGGGAATTTGCCAGTTCACCCATTATTCATGAAGGAGTAGTGATTATTCAATGCGATGTGTTGGATAATTCATTTATTGCCACTTATAACGCAGCTTCGGGAAAAGAGATTTGGAAAAAGAAAAGAAAAGAATATCCTGGCTGGTGCACACCAAATATTTATGAAAATGATGGGAAGACTATAATTGCTGTTAACGGTTTCAAGCACAGAGGAGGATATGATTTTGAAACGGGGAAAGAAATTTGGAATATGTCGGGTGGAGGAGATATTCAAATTCCTACTCCAATTATTAAGGATGATTTGATTTATTTTAACAGTGCTCATGGGAAAAGTTCTCCTATCCTTGCAGTAAAAACAAGCGCTATTGGAGACATCACATTAGAAAAAGAGCAAACCACTAATGATTATATTGCTTGGAGTATAGCTCGTGGTGGAGCTTATATGCAAACCATGTTAATTTATGGCGACTACCTTTACAACTTTAGGTGGAATGGTAATATCCAATGTTTAGATGCAAAAACAGGTCAAGAGATTTATAAAGAAAAACTGGGTAAAGCAGAGAGTTTTACTGCTTCTCCTGTGGCTTCAGATGGAAAGATTTATATTCCAAATGATAATGGAAAAGTTTATGTGATTAAAGCAGGAGAAACATTTGAAGTTATTTCAAAAAATTATTTGCGTGATTTATGTTTGGTAACTCCTTCAATTACAAAAGGAATTATTTACTTCAGAACACAATCAGGAATTATTGCTATAGCAAAGGATGAATAG
- a CDS encoding glutathione peroxidase, translated as MSLRGQRTKQSPKFSIILLITLLFLTSSFIVSSQTDIKPIYQFSVLDIHGDSFAFADLKGKKVMIVNTASKCMYTPQYRGFQKLYLNYKDSGLVIIAFPCNDFANREPYNNKSIRRTCEKKYEITFPLMSKISVKGENQIELYKYLTTKSLNGYSDNKVEWNFQKYLINEKGYLEHIIPPRKGPMCDEIIEWVESK; from the coding sequence ATGTCATTGCGAGGACAGCGGACGAAGCAATCTCCTAAATTTAGTATTATTCTTTTGATTACTTTGCTCTTCTTGACAAGTTCATTTATTGTTTCATCTCAAACCGACATAAAACCAATTTATCAATTTTCAGTTCTCGATATCCATGGCGATTCATTTGCCTTTGCTGATTTGAAAGGCAAAAAGGTAATGATTGTCAATACTGCCTCAAAATGCATGTATACACCACAATACCGTGGTTTTCAAAAATTATATTTGAATTACAAAGACAGTGGCTTAGTAATTATTGCTTTTCCATGTAATGATTTTGCTAATCGAGAACCCTATAATAACAAAAGTATTCGAAGAACTTGTGAGAAGAAATACGAGATTACTTTTCCTTTGATGTCTAAAATATCGGTAAAAGGAGAAAATCAAATTGAGCTTTACAAATATTTGACTACTAAGTCACTTAATGGTTATTCAGATAATAAAGTTGAATGGAATTTCCAAAAATACCTGATCAATGAGAAAGGTTATCTTGAGCATATAATTCCACCTAGAAAAGGACCAATGTGTGATGAGATTATTGAATGGGTTGAGAGTAAATGA